In one window of Zingiber officinale cultivar Zhangliang chromosome 11A, Zo_v1.1, whole genome shotgun sequence DNA:
- the LOC122031107 gene encoding transcription repressor KAN1-like — MNVKDLTLAHVKSHLQMYRTVKSTDREGQGGNGRGAEMGMNNAASQWSGREVEAEEVEGGVLLQGQYDQISTHCYALPTTTPPPLSNSSRLIMTE, encoded by the exons ATGAACGTTAAGGATCTAACCCTAGCACACGTCAAGAGCCATCTCCAG ATGTATAGAACAGTGAAGAGCACTGACAGAGAAGGACAAGGAG GGAATGGTCGAGGTGCTGAAATGGGGATGAATAATGCTGCTTCTCAGTGGAGTGGAAGAGAGGTGGAAGCAGAAGAAGTGGAGGGAGGAGTACTATTGCAGGGGCAATATGATCAGATCAGCACCCATTGCTATGCCTTACCAACAACAACACCACCACCACTGTCCAACTCTTCAAGGTTGATTATGACCGAATGA